A region from the Eptesicus fuscus isolate TK198812 chromosome 1, DD_ASM_mEF_20220401, whole genome shotgun sequence genome encodes:
- the LOC103300704 gene encoding LOW QUALITY PROTEIN: ubiquitin-conjugating enzyme E2 K-like (The sequence of the model RefSeq protein was modified relative to this genomic sequence to represent the inferred CDS: deleted 1 base in 1 codon): MANISVQRIKREFKEVLKSEETSKNQIKVDLVDENFTELRGEIAGPSDTPYEGGRYQLEIKIPETYPFNPPKVRFITKIWHPNISSVTGAICLDILKDQWAAAMTLHTVLLSLQALLAAAEPDDPQDAVVANQYKQNPEMFKQTAGLWAHVYAGAPVSSPEYTKKKKIIKIENLCAMGFDRNAVIVALSSKSWDVETATELLLSN; this comes from the exons ATGGCCAACATCTCGGTGCAGCGAATCAAGCGGGAGTTCAAGGAGGTGCTGAAGAGTGAGGAGACGAGCAAAAATCAAATTAAAGTAGATCTTGTAGATGAGAATTTTACAGAATTAAGAGGAGAAATAGCAGGACCTTCAGACACACCATATGAAGGAGGAAGATATCAACTAGAGATAAAAATACCAGAAACATATCCATTTAATCCCCCTAAGGTCCGGTTTATCACTAAAATATGGCATCCTAATATTAGTTCTGTCACAGGGGCTATTTGTTTGGATATCCTGAAAGATCAATGGGCAGCAGCAATGACTCTCCATACGGTATTATTGTCATTGCAAGCACTATTGGCAGCTGCAGAACCAGATGATCCACAGGATGCAGTAGTAGCAAATCAGTACAAGCAAAATCCTGAAATGTTCAAACAGACAGCTGGACTCTGGGCACATGTGTATGCTGGAGCACCAGTTTCTAGTCCAgaatacaccaaa aaaaaaaaaataataaaaatagaaaacctatGTGCTATGGGCTTTGATAGGAATGCTGTAATAGTGGCCTTGTCTTCAAAATCATGGGATGTAGAGACTGCAACAGAATTGCTTCTGAGTAACTGA